The Archangium primigenium genomic interval ACCAGGGAGAGAAGGGGAAAGGACCGCATCACACCGCTCCTGTCGAGGGACCGCCCGGGGTGCTCTCGGGCGTCGTCACTAAGTCGGACCGCTCGGGGGACTTCGTCCGCGCGTCGGCCGGGGACGTCCAGCCGCTCAGCGCGCTCATCCACCGCTGCTCCATCCCATCCAGCCACTGGCCCGCCCGGAACAGCGGCGCGAGTGCCCAGCGCTCGTGCATCACCTCCAGCGAGAAGCGCTCGAGGGCCAAGCGGTAGAGCCGCCGCAGCAGCCCCTCGGGGAGCACCCGGTGGGCCACGGCGACCGCGGGCGGCGGCGCCAGGCGCAGCGCCGCGCGCTGGCCCAGCACCTCGCGCAGGGCCGAGGGCGCCCGGAGCAACTGCAGGCAGCGCAGGCACGCGTGCGCCACCAGGTGCGCGAGCGCCAGCCGGTACAGCCCCAGGCCCACCTCGGCGAACATGAGGCCCACCTGGGTGAGCACGCCATAGGCCAGCGCGCTCTTCACGTCCGTCTGCACGCGCCACACCAGCGTGGCGTGCACCGCGGTGAGCAGTCCCACCCCCACGAGCAGCCCGCTCACCAGGGGCGCGCGCTCCAGCAGGGGCGCCACGCGCAGGAGCAGGTAGACGCCCGCGTGCACCGACAGCGCGCCGTAGAAGAGGGCGCTGGAGGGCGTGGGGCCCTCCATGGCGCGCGGCAGCCAGCTGCTGAAGGGCAGCTGCGCCGACTTGCCCATGGCCGCGAGCATCAGGCACAGCGCCATCACCGTGGCGGGCACCACGCCCAGCGCCGCGGCCGGCCCCGGCCAGGGCCAGGAGCCCAGGGCCTCGGACCACTCGGCCGTGCCCGCGAAGTGGTGCAAGAGCACCGCGCCCACCAGGAGGCCCGTGTCGCACAGCCGGTAGATGGTGAAGGCGCGCAGGCCCGAGCGCACCGGCGTCGAGCGCTCGTGGAAGAAGCCGATGAGCAGGGCGGACGTGAGGCCCACCAGCTCCCAGCCCACGAAGAGCAGGTCGATGCTGCCGCTCTCCACCAGCACCAGCATGCCCGTGGCGAAGACGCACAAGAGCAGGAAGAAGCGCGCGAAGCCCGGCTCGCGGTGCAGGTAGTTCACCGAGAAGCGGCCGATGAGCAGGGTGATGGCGCTGGAGAGCACCATCATCGTCACCGAGAGCAGGTCCGCCCGGAGCGTCAGGTCGAAGGCGTAGTGGCCCGTGCTGAACCACTGGCCCACGTCCAGCTCCACCACGTCCTGGTGCATCCACAGCATGCTCGCCGCCGTCAGCACCGAGCAGCCCAGCGACAGCCACAGCGCGCCCAGCACCCAGCGCACCACGGCGCGCTCGCCCGGGGCGCGGTGCATGAGCATCACCCCACCCAGGCCCACGAAGGCCAGCAGCGGCCAGAGCGGCGCCAGGGCCGCGACCCAACCCATCTGCATGTTACTGACGTGCATGAACGGTCTCTCCGGAGGAGGCGGGGCGCTGGGGACTGTCGATCAGCGCCGGCGGCAGGAAGTCGCGCTGCCCGCGGTACCACTCGGGCGAGGAGGCCACCACGGGCAGCGGGCCCGCGGGGGGGATGACGGGCTCGAAGCCCCGGGGCGTGAAGCGCTGCTGCGCCCCCGTCGTGGGATCCACGCTCACCAGCTGCACCCACTGGTTGCCGATGAGCTCGCGCAGCAGCGGCTGGCGCTCGTAGATGCCGCCGAGCACCTGGGTGGAGGCCTCCACGATGATGAGCAGGCGGATGGGCTCGTGGATCTCGATCATCTGCCGGGGCAGGCCCGTGCGCAGGTCGCTCTCCACGCCGTCCATCACCCCGAGCATGCCGGTGAGGTTGTGGGGCAGCTTGGTGCCGCAGCCGTAGCGGTCATTGTCGATGCAGGAGAAGTAGTACTCCAGGTTGATGCCCGCGCCCACGGGGCCCGCGGCGGCGAGGATCCGCTCGGCGATGGCGCCCGAGGCGTCGATCGTGGGGTCGTACGAGATGAGGAAGGCGCGCCGATCCAGGAACAGGCCCCGGCTGAGCGCGCGCCGGCCCACGATGCAGGTGGCGTTGGTGACGTGGCCCAGCTCCGGCCGCGCCTGGCTCAGGTCCGCCGAGCGCTCCTCCACGTGCCGCAGCGCCGCGGCCGGGGTCAGGCCCAGGGGCGCCGACTCGAAGCGCCGGCAGCGCTCGTGCGCGGACAGGGTGCGCGCGGCGTCCAGCGCCTCGCGCAGCGCGGCGTACTCCTCGCGCAGGCCCGCGGGGAGGGCGTCGGTCTCGTAGAGGTCGATCTCGTCCGTGGTGGTGTTGTGCTCGCCGCCCAGGAACCACGTGGTGTCGGGGATGGGGATGCCCCGCTCGCGCAGCACCGCGCGCACCTCGGGGCGGTTGGCCATCTCCGCGAACAGCCGCGCGTTGGGGCCGCCATGCCGGCCGCCGCAGGCGCCGCAGTCATAGGCGGACTGGTGGGGGTTGTTCATGCTGATGGCGCCGTGGCCCAGCACCACCACCAGCGGCGCGAAGTCCTTCACCAGGCCCATGTTCTCCAACGAGTTGGCCACGCGCGCGGCCTTCTCGGCCACGGTGAAGCCCAGGGGCTTGCCCAGGGGACTCACGGCGCCGACGGGCGCGTTCGCCTGGAGCGCCTCGGCCTGCGCGCGCAGGCTCACCAACTGGGTGCGGGGCGTGGGCAGGAGTCGGCGGGAGATCGCCTTGCGCCACTGGCCCGCCGTGCGGGGCGCGAGCACTTGCAAGGGCAGGAGCAGCACGGACACGAGGCCGAGCAACGGCGTGAGCAACCAGCTCAGCTCCAGCGCGTGGGAGCCCCCCTGCAGCCAGTGCTCGACCCGGGCCCCCAGGGCGCGCAGGCGCGCGCGGGCCTCGGCCAGATGGCCGTGCTCCGGGTGGGGCCGCTCCTCCACCACGTGTCCCGGCGTCACCACCACCGGGCACAGGGCGGCATGCCCCGGATCATCCAGCCCCAGGTAGTCCATGGCCACGCCGAAGAAGCCCGCGATGCCGAAGGTGTCGTGCCGGGGATCGAGCTCCTCGAAGTGCCGGCGGATGGCCTCCTCGCGATCGTCCATGCAGAAGATGACCTGGAAGCGCGGCGCCGCCACCGTGCGCGCCGACTCCGGACGGAGCCGGTTCTGCGCGAGCCCCTGGAGCACGTCCATGCGGTAGTGGTGCTCGTAGGCCTCCTGCCACACGCGGCGGCGTGCCTGCCCGTCGAACGCCTCCAGCCAGGCGAGCAGCGCCTCGCGCCGGGCCACCGGGAAGACCGCCACGTCCTGGGCGGAGAGCCCCGCGAGCTGCAGCAACTGGAACAGGCGCCAGCTGCCCTCGTCCGCCGGGCGCTCCAGGGCGCGGGGGCGGTGGGTGGCCGCGTGGTCCGCGTGCGCGAGCAGCCCCCCGAGCGGGCCCCGGTAGTCGAGCCGCCGCCGGGCGACGCTGGCCAGGGCATGGCGCTCCAGGGTGAGCCGCACGGCGAGGAAGTCCATGAGCCGCGCGGGCGGCGCGCCGGCGGGGCGGTCCGCGGGGTTGTGCTCCAGGCGGTACACCATGCCCGCCCACCCGGGCAGCGCGAGCAGCACCCGCGTGAGATAGGGCTCCCAGTGCGTCTCGGGCACCCCGAGCTCCTCGAGCGCGGCGAGCACCACGTCCCGCGAGGACAGGTGCTCCGCGGCCGACCGGGCCAGCTCCGTGTCGAGCCCGTCGAGCCAGTCGGGCAGCAGGCCGCCGCCGAGCGTCAGCGCCCGCCACGCGGCGTACAGGCCCTGGTCACGCTCGGGCAGGTTCCAGTGGGAGACGCCCTCGTCGAGGAACGCCGAGCAGATGCGGATGAGCGGGGGGTTGACCCACTCGTTGATGTCCTCCCCCGTCGCGGCGCGCAAGGCCTCGCGGTGGCTGCGCACCGCCGCCACGGGGGCGGGACGGGCGCGGGTGGCCGTGAGCGCCGGCGTGCGGCACGCGGCCCACAGGGCGCTCACCGCGAAGCGCTCGGGGGCGCGCTCCAGCCGCTCCGTCAGCGAGCGCAGGCCGCCGTCCCCTCCGAACGCGGCGGCCAGGGCCGCGCGCGCGAGGGACACCTCGGCGCCCAGCCACCCCTCCAGGGTGAGGCGCGTGGGCGCCTGCTCCAGCCGGGACTGGACCTGGGCCACGTAGGCCTCGGCCAGCGCGTCCGGGATGCCCAGCGCGCGCAGCGCGGCGGCGCGCGGCTGGGCCCGACGGGGCTCCGCGGCGGCCGCGCGCACGGTGTGCAGCAGGTCGGGTTCCACCAGCGCGGCGGCCAGGTCCGTCACCGTCCAGTCCCGACCCACCCGGGTGAGCCAGGCCCGTACGCCCTCGGTGGAGCGGCGCAGCAGGCGCTGGCGCGCCGCGTCCGACACGTCCGGCCGCAGGCTCTGGGAGGCGGCGAGCTCGCTCATGCGCCAGCGCAGCGAGGCGGCCGTCT includes:
- a CDS encoding NADH-quinone oxidoreductase subunit L; translation: MHVSNMQMGWVAALAPLWPLLAFVGLGGVMLMHRAPGERAVVRWVLGALWLSLGCSVLTAASMLWMHQDVVELDVGQWFSTGHYAFDLTLRADLLSVTMMVLSSAITLLIGRFSVNYLHREPGFARFFLLLCVFATGMLVLVESGSIDLLFVGWELVGLTSALLIGFFHERSTPVRSGLRAFTIYRLCDTGLLVGAVLLHHFAGTAEWSEALGSWPWPGPAAALGVVPATVMALCLMLAAMGKSAQLPFSSWLPRAMEGPTPSSALFYGALSVHAGVYLLLRVAPLLERAPLVSGLLVGVGLLTAVHATLVWRVQTDVKSALAYGVLTQVGLMFAEVGLGLYRLALAHLVAHACLRCLQLLRAPSALREVLGQRAALRLAPPPAVAVAHRVLPEGLLRRLYRLALERFSLEVMHERWALAPLFRAGQWLDGMEQRWMSALSGWTSPADARTKSPERSDLVTTPESTPGGPSTGAV
- a CDS encoding YbcC family protein, which translates into the protein MTSSPPSSSTDRGQRLDDVLAHVGHLLPAQGPIGVFVHHNTLHAFQHLPFHEALAAASGTFETETYLPESRYRELYRRGRITDTDLAAALAERDAVANAAEDFTPPTLSRLELERLALLHPVPEETAASLRWRMSELAASQSLRPDVSDAARQRLLRRSTEGVRAWLTRVGRDWTVTDLAAALVEPDLLHTVRAAAAEPRRAQPRAAALRALGIPDALAEAYVAQVQSRLEQAPTRLTLEGWLGAEVSLARAALAAAFGGDGGLRSLTERLERAPERFAVSALWAACRTPALTATRARPAPVAAVRSHREALRAATGEDINEWVNPPLIRICSAFLDEGVSHWNLPERDQGLYAAWRALTLGGGLLPDWLDGLDTELARSAAEHLSSRDVVLAALEELGVPETHWEPYLTRVLLALPGWAGMVYRLEHNPADRPAGAPPARLMDFLAVRLTLERHALASVARRRLDYRGPLGGLLAHADHAATHRPRALERPADEGSWRLFQLLQLAGLSAQDVAVFPVARREALLAWLEAFDGQARRRVWQEAYEHHYRMDVLQGLAQNRLRPESARTVAAPRFQVIFCMDDREEAIRRHFEELDPRHDTFGIAGFFGVAMDYLGLDDPGHAALCPVVVTPGHVVEERPHPEHGHLAEARARLRALGARVEHWLQGGSHALELSWLLTPLLGLVSVLLLPLQVLAPRTAGQWRKAISRRLLPTPRTQLVSLRAQAEALQANAPVGAVSPLGKPLGFTVAEKAARVANSLENMGLVKDFAPLVVVLGHGAISMNNPHQSAYDCGACGGRHGGPNARLFAEMANRPEVRAVLRERGIPIPDTTWFLGGEHNTTTDEIDLYETDALPAGLREEYAALREALDAARTLSAHERCRRFESAPLGLTPAAALRHVEERSADLSQARPELGHVTNATCIVGRRALSRGLFLDRRAFLISYDPTIDASGAIAERILAAAGPVGAGINLEYYFSCIDNDRYGCGTKLPHNLTGMLGVMDGVESDLRTGLPRQMIEIHEPIRLLIIVEASTQVLGGIYERQPLLRELIGNQWVQLVSVDPTTGAQQRFTPRGFEPVIPPAGPLPVVASSPEWYRGQRDFLPPALIDSPQRPASSGETVHARQ